A window of Punica granatum isolate Tunisia-2019 chromosome 8, ASM765513v2, whole genome shotgun sequence genomic DNA:
ttactaaATAATTGTTGaccttaattaaaaatattacttacACAAAACtattattctaaaaaaattattcaccTTAATTGCATAAACTTAACATTCGAATCGGTAGAATTACGCGTTGTGCATTGAATAAATAAGTATAAACATaactaaatgaaaaaaaattatttcaattgaaTTTAACAGTCGAATCGGTAGAATTACAGTGTTGCACGTGGGAATATCAATTTTAATAGGAATATGTTTGTATAAACTtaattgaacaaaaaaaactaCTTCAATCAAATTTAACATTCGAATTGGTAGGCTTATAGTGctgtaattttaataattaaatgaaattggTGGAATCACACTGATATTACCAATTCTAATTACACagatttttattattgtaaaattACAGTGTTGTACATGAGAATACCTATTTTAATATGAATATGTTTGTATAAGCTTAATTAAACGAAAACTGCTACTTTGACTAGATTTAACATTCGAATTAGTAGAATTATAATACTGTAATTGAATAGAATAAAACCTGTGTATAGCACCGGTTATTAGGCTAGGTAGAAGAATATTACAAATCCAGGAGGGGGTTGGGAGCGGGGGACACCCGTGGGTTTGATTGGGGAGATAGGGGCATGAGGATTGGAAAAGAGCAATTAGAGTAACATGCGGAAAAGGCTACCTGCGTAGTCGGTCCCACTTTTCATCCGTTGGATCTTGGATGAGCAGATTCAACAGCTTGTGTCGGCATGATAAAGAGTTATGCTAGAAATTTCCTCTATACATATAGTAAAACAAActatatgaaataataaatgcaCGTAAAAATGCTATCAACATACTAAAAATAAGTATCTCATACAATAAAACTCTCATATCACCTATACAATTCCGAGAGATTATTCGATGATCCTATTTCGCCACACGACGTGAGGAAGCACTAATTCAATTGTgataaactaaataataagtgcTAATTACTCGATTAATTATGatgatttttcttaattaaagtAAACTTATTGATTTTTCCTTACTACATTATTATGAGGTAGgattatatgaaattttctcatacAATTCCACAgggaaaaagatatttttggtCAATAAGTTTAGCATTCGGTCAATTTTGATCctctaaattttaaaagtgtTGAATTAGTCCTATATGTTTACTTCGCAAGGCAATTTTTGTCTATTTGATGACTTATAGAAGAAAaatgtctttcttttttaaaactCATAGGACcacattttaattaaaagcCAGCTTATAAgatcaaaaatatctttttcaaaacttacaGGACCGAAGTTGTCTTCCAAAGCAAACGTATAGGATTGATTTAGTTGTTTTAAATCTTATATAACCAAAATTGACTGAATGCCAAACTTATAGGATCAAAAATATTTGTTTTCCCAATTCCACATATAgaattgaaatataaattaccaAAAGTCAGTTAcgttttattaaaaaattgtcaaaatatttaaattaagcATTTCAAATGACAACGTTACAATattctattattttaaaaactatAAAAATGAGGTTTCTATTTTTGAACTAAATATAACAATGACTCGAATACTATACAagtgattaaataaatatttataaagcgAATTATATATGAGAACCGGCCACAGAAATGTTACCAAACTGTttaaaattagtctaattaAAGTCTAgcatattaattattgaaagTTCTTACCGTTCATAGAAGTAATTTCATCTTTAAAGATTGTGACTAGTTACCATATGTAAATAACCCTTGCACTGCACGGGATTGAAACCTAGTTTAATTTGGTAAGAGGAGATGTGGGTTTAATGAAGGGATTTTATTTGGTAAGAGAGATTAAGGGCACATTAGGTATTAGAAAATGAGAATCCTTGTAGTAATGAAATATAGTTTCATTTTGGAAAGTGTTGTTTGCTTATTCCATGCCCTTAGGGCATAGGATAGAAAAAgcctacatatatataaacaataaaaatgcatgtacatattcttcattttgttcttaaaatttattaaactgACGggttatatatgtgtgtatatatatatatataaagttcaaAATTAATGCGATAAGTAGGGCTATAAAGgcaaatatttaaataatataaggttaaattaaatgtatgtatattgttgtcacatatatatttttatgataaaaaaatactatttgtaggaaaaattttgatagaactttcaaggaaaataaataataggggtttttacctaaaatggcccatggtttgtccgttttgtcaaatctatcctatgttttttttgtcaaatctatcccatagtttactttttgcatcaaatctatcccggcgttatcttttccgtcaacatctaacggccgtgctgacgtggcacgtggaaagatagtgggccacacttgccacgtaggcgccacgtcagcacggttgttagatgtcgacggaaaagataacgccgggatagatttgatgcaaaaagtaaatcatgggatagatttgacaaaaaaaacatatgatagatttgacaaaacgggcaaaccataggccattttaggtaaatacccctaaataataaaaccattaaaaattcattatGTATTCATCCATGTAaggaatttattaaaattttgtatttctttatttattttatgttaccgaaatataacttttttttatttaatatgattatacacatacatatttagtatgattataattataaCAAAAAGAGTCGTTGACTTTCATTGCTGTCATTAAACCATCAATTGAtgtggttttaatttttttaactcattTTTGAATAGGAAGAGTTAAGGAGTCAAATGATGTCATTAACCCAATTGACTGAGATAAATAATGGTGTTTAGTAAGATAATAATGGTGATTAATAAGAGGAAATTAATAACCTCCCATGGAATTGTGCCCTATAAATAGCGGAATTGGGTACTCTCCTTTTCCTTAAGAGAACGGGCATAGTAGAGATTGAAAAACGATATGGATAGAGGGAATTCTCAGAGAGAGATCAGTTGGAATGCTTATGTTCATGATTGAAGTAATTCTAGctatctatattttttttttcgaatttgtacttttttatttttttcataaatgcattatttcttcttttcaattttcatatgtGCCACGAGTTGGAAGCtattttattatcattatttttcagtttttcaaGTTAAAATTGTAAGAAGATTATGAAGTTcttatgtttcctttttctctatACTAACATTGTAATTATATAATCGACACTAATTCTAGCgatctattttttattttctaatctgtagttttgattttttttattaaaaatgcgctatttctttttttcaatttgatatgTGTCACGAGTTGGAAGGTGCtctattataattatttttcagtttttgaaattaagaatttGAAAAGATTACGAAGTTCTcatatttctctttctctatactaacattataatttttataagttaGTTTTAAACATAATATCCATATCTGTGTATAAATATAacctaataaattaatatggtcaaattagtaaaatatataaatttggagcttatttacaaaaatatttaataaattcaaaaataaaattatggcgacagattaaaaagaaaacctcTCTTGAAATCTATATGATAGTGGTATTCAGATTTTTGATATCTAATTACACAAAAAGTTcaattgagaaaaataaatatatcaattcaGACCAACATGGAttagttcaagcggttcgacacTTGTTCCGCTTAAACAAAGTTTTAGGTTCGAATCCTTGTGAAATATAAAAACACATGATGAGAGAGCTTTGCCCCTTAGTAGGACGAACCGGTTCGATTGAATTAGTCGAAGTCCAATTAGAATTCTGAATACCGGGATTCGCacggaaaaatatataatttagagttcaatttaaaaagattcataagatttttttttatgttttcaaaatgttaaaaaattattcacaCGAATCCATGTAAAAATTATGtcaatcaaataattttttatattttcaattaaatttttataggTGTGAATATTAGTATTCGAAAGCCCAACTAGGGTTTTtggattttaattaaatttttagttaTATAAGAATTGATGAAAGAAGATTTACGATAGATGCACATATCAATTCCCTTTTTCTTGGGTAGATAAATGGGGCTAATGCCCATAAGCCAGACTTTGTTTTGATCAGGTGAAATCCACATACATGTTacctgatatatatatagaacatTGCATATATATCTTCAAAACAGATATATCTTATTTGATCGATTGCTCATCAGCCCTCATCACTTGTCCCACTTATACTTGAGGTCCCATCCCCCTGTCTGCGCATGGAAGACGTAAATCCCGTCATCCATCGGCTTCCAATGGCACGTATTGTACCCGCAGAATTGGTAGATGAACTCATCTTGTAAACAGTTGAAAACTTCGAAAGACTTGTGCCCTAAGTCGTACCACATGCGACAGAAGAAGAGAGTTGTCCCGAACATGTTGATGTAGAAGCCCCACGAGAACTGCTCCCCCGGTTGCAGTTTGTGTTCCCCAAGGTCGTCCTCCCTGGACTTGCAATGTGCGTACAGGGGCCGGCCCTTCAGTCCGTTCTCCACCCTCACGTGGTACTTCCGATGGGGAACCGGACCTATGCCCTCGCACATCTGGATCACCGCAGATCCGAGCAACAACACAAACAGCATGATAAGAATGTTCTTCCTATTTGCGGCCATTCTGGGACGGTTTTTCTGTTTGTCAGTCGGGTTTCGTAacctccctctctttctctttctctcacgAGATCGGATTCGAGGGCGCTCTTGGTCTAACAAGGGGCCCCCTTTGCTCTTGCTTATTATAAACGAGAATTGGTATTCAGAAGGATGTCAATGAGTAACAAGAGGAACAGAACATAGCGGGCTTTTATAGTGTGgcattttttgtattttagtAATTAATACCTAtacaatatacatatacattattaattaatatttcatagaTCAAAGGGGTAGAGCAGTGCGCACTTTCTCGCCAACCAATCAAGAGGTTTCATGTTCGATACTCGTGATGGGATTAtatgtttcattttattaactcttgagatttctatttcattacaCCAAATCCATAGGCCTcccttgtatatatatgtatatatatttcataggTTTTTAAATCTAGTGCGAATAAATTCAGTAGCTGGAAAAAACGAAAACGAATATATATTAGCTTTCACTAAATACTTTCACGTGATCATTATCCATTCGTGAACTGACTTGCCTTAAACTGGATTAGACGGTGTCCATTAGGATTTCGAATACCAAGATatcacattgaaaaaaaaaagacttcaATAAAAACTTTCACTTGATCGTTATCTATTAGATAAAAAACATAATAGGTATATGCTCTCGTATTGCGCGGCTGTGCAGAGAACTAAGTGAAATAATTCACTTCATATTTATCAAGAATAATGTGGAAGTACAATACTGCATATTTGTCgaattttcacaatttatgAATCCAAAAGTCACTCAATAAGACCGTAAATTCGTCCTATGTGATATCTTTCTATCCGTTGTTTCGGCTCTTATATGCTATTAGAGTGACGTACCTGTGCTATGCATGATGACGAATATAAAAAGATCGATTTACATCTAATAATTAAgtgaatttaaaatattatttgaaaagaaaacttAAGAATGAAAGAAAGGCACGGACATATAGTTAGAAGGGAAAGGTCCACAGAAGGAGAGAGCTCGCCAGTGGATGAATGAGGGAGGGAAGACAGGAAAAATTAGGTAGCTGTTTGACTAAAATTATGTAATATAAAAACATGTGAAAAACTGCTATTTATAGGAAACTAAGATTTTTTATTGTGTACTGTGATATGATGCCACGTAATATGTTTATTATACACAACTTTTTCACCTGAGAGAGCCTCTTCAATAGGAAGTAAATGAGCCAAGACATTTGCGAACGGTTCGGGCTCAACTCAATGAAAGCTCGAACTCGGCTCGCTCTTATAAAACTCAAACTCGCTAATTAAACGAGCAGAGCCGAGTTCAATGGTAAAGCTTAATGCTGGCctgctttatatatatatatatatatatatatatatatattcttgtaagttatatatatcttataacttatatatatatatatattatgagttATTTACGGCAATTCAATATAAATTCATGCCCAATTCAAGTCCACGCGAGCTCGAGCTCATGAGCCTATACGAGTTTGAACTCACGAGCCTCATAGAATTGAGCTCTGCTTGCGTGGCGAGTCTATACGAGCTAAGTCAAACCTTCGCTAAATACAACGAGCCGACTCCAAACTCGAAGAGTTAGACTCGTGCAAGCCCGAGCTCGCGATCTAATAAACGAGCCAAGCTCGAGCCTGTATATTCGGGCTCGGCTCAGCTCGGCTCATTTACACCCTGTTCTACGATGTattttttccccaaaaaatGCAACTGAAAGTTtgcaaataaatgaataattaattcatatattaaatgaataaaaCAAAAGGGAAAATTAAGGATAGGGCAGAGCCGTCATGCATGGGACGGTTACCTTCTTGACCGACAGTCACGTTTACACACTCTTCACTGAATTCGAGGGGGCGGGGAGTTGCTTTTTGCTCTTAATTAAATCTGCATATATTGTTGTATTAAATATGGAATTAGCTcgctttttttctttagggaGGGGCGTCCATTTGATattaagaaattcaaaatagaAGGattgattaattcaaatttgagCCGATTGTTAATCGGCCCGTGTCAAGAGGTGAAGTTTTTCCCATTATGAATTTGataatcacaaaaaaaaaatttgatattcataaaattcaaactcaagacttaattttttatgagaaaaaatgcgTCGAATCACtcgaatcaatatatattagtGATTACCTTGcatttaattgattaataattggAAGTCCAACAAAGAAAATATTCGACAAAATtgttgtatttggttttagagttgagtagagttacgtttttgttttaattggtttgtaatgattgtgttgttaaattatgagaaaaagtgtgaaaaagtaatgaatagttgagataatttagtattaaaaattgaattaaatgattaaaaaattaaaaaaaaaagaaaaagtgataATTGTGTtgtcaaattaaaaataagaggAGTTAAAGTAGAGTAGAGTGgagtagaattaaaaaaatttgtaaaatcAAACTGATTATGGTACCAATATTGTAATTCAAATCTAACATATTGTCCTATAGTACACGGCACTATTCATTTTgcattttacttttcttggtAACATTTGGTCAAAAAAGTTACACATGTCACCTTAAATATTGTTAGTCTCCTCTAATATTAGTCCACCCATTACTGTACCTTCATTGCAGTCGACCTGGATCTTTTATCCCCGATATGAACACTTTTCTCTCAAATTTCTTCTACAAAAAATTTCCCGGTAGTTTTCTGATGTTACGTGTGTAGCTTATTGTTGTAAAAAGATATTGACTCTTAGCGATGTTCATATAGAATAATCGGCGATCATATGTTATTGAACTTCTCTATTGAATAATATAATGGGgtatttacttaaaatgatctatgatttgtccgttttgtcaaatctatcatatgctttttttttgtcaaatctatcatatggtttactttttgcatcaaatctatcccggcgttatcttttccgtcgacatctaacggccgtgctgacatggtgcccacgtggcaagtgtcGCCCACTATCTCTCTACGTGCCACGTTAGCACAGCCGTTAGATGTggacggaaaagataatgtcgggatagatttgatgcaaaaagtaaaccatgggatagatttgacaaaaaaaaacataggatagatttgacaaaacggacaaatcatgggccattttagataaaaaccCATAATATAATCTTGTAtaagtatttatttatacCAGATCTGTTTTGGATGTAgattctcttctttctttttcaggaCATTGTTGGATGAAGATTATGTAAAGAAGTTATTATGGCTCCTCGATGCCAGCCGCCACCTTCTTAGACGGGGTCGTCGGCGCCCAAGCCACCACTATCCAGAACTCCCCCACTTTTTTTGTTCATGTGACCGGTACCGGGAAGCCACGCCCCCCTCCCTCTGAGCATGCATCGCCGCTgcttctttttataatttgttttataattttttattattataagggAGACCTATAacttaataaaagaataaaaatagcAAAAGTAAATAAAGGGACACGAAAATTCCATTGACAAGTATCGAGCCTGACACCTCATGGTTTCGGACTGTGACTTGTGCTACTACACCAAATCCCATTTCTctcaaatttatataattttacttattttaaacTTTACAATAAATaacatttatttcaaaaaaattattcacaataaatattatcttacaatattaatttattttgctaattttagatttttattttatttttacaataaaaagaatcaacttcataattttattatatattacaaaaaataacTTCATTCTAGATATTCTTTTactttacatatttatttgattttaaaaaagaacaattttataatttacaatTATGTTAATTTTTACTAACAAATTTAtgttcaattattttattttcaacttCATCTTAGATAGTTATTTACATACGAGtttttaataaagaaaataaattatataaagaaaCGAATGATACTAATATAACCGTACTAATTTATATAGAACAATTtaagatatattatttttctaacttGTTAGTTTGAGCTAATAACAATTTTAGATGTAACCAATTTTAAAACAAAAGAGCTTATCATGTGGTAATCATAACAGTGTGAACAGACATCCAATTAACGCATAATTACCGTACATAGTAATTAAATCagttttatttcaattattagGACGCGCATATATCGACATAATTGTCCAAGAAAACAATGTTATTGTATAGCATGAACATTGTACACTagtatttaaaatatttattagtaTATCATGACAGGGATGACGCACATATTTAGATAAGTTGTTTCTAAATTACCTCGAGCTGCCGTCTGTGCAGATAATATTCtccataaattaatgaaaacatGATTTTCTGTTTAATGGGACCCA
This region includes:
- the LOC116187524 gene encoding S-protein homolog 1-like, with amino-acid sequence MAANRKNILIMLFVLLLGSAVIQMCEGIGPVPHRKYHVRVENGLKGRPLYAHCKSREDDLGEHKLQPGEQFSWGFYINMFGTTLFFCRMWYDLGHKSFEVFNCLQDEFIYQFCGYNTCHWKPMDDGIYVFHAQTGGWDLKYKWDK